From a single Planctellipticum variicoloris genomic region:
- the leuB gene encoding 3-isopropylmalate dehydrogenase has product MQARIVLLPGDGIGPEVVAQAQRVLDRVAAKFGHQFEFSTHAIGGCAIDEFGDPLPEQSLTACRAADAILLGAVGGPKWDDPNAKTRPEVGLLKIRKELGLFANLRPIQVLPQMAAASPLKQEIVAGTDILFFRELTGGLYFGKSGKETTAEGETAWNTMIYSTHEIERIVRMAGQAARGRRKKVTSVDKANVLEVSRLWRRVFERVMKDEFPDVEFENVLVDAMAMHLIARPTKFDVVVTENLFGDILTDEGSMLPGSMGLLPSASLGSSGPGLYEPIHGSAPDIAGQGIANPLATILASAMLLRHSLKLEAEAKAVEAAVDAVLSAGHRTKDLAAGGVSVTTAQMGDLVLAALN; this is encoded by the coding sequence GTGCAAGCGAGGATTGTGCTCCTCCCGGGGGACGGGATTGGTCCGGAAGTCGTGGCTCAGGCGCAGCGGGTGCTGGACCGCGTGGCGGCGAAGTTCGGCCATCAGTTCGAGTTCAGCACGCACGCCATCGGCGGCTGCGCGATCGATGAATTCGGCGACCCGCTGCCCGAACAGAGCCTGACCGCCTGCCGGGCGGCGGATGCCATTCTGCTGGGGGCGGTGGGCGGTCCGAAGTGGGATGATCCGAACGCGAAGACCCGCCCGGAAGTTGGCCTGCTGAAGATCCGCAAGGAACTCGGGCTGTTCGCGAATCTGCGGCCGATCCAGGTGCTGCCGCAAATGGCGGCAGCATCGCCCCTGAAACAGGAAATCGTCGCGGGGACGGACATTCTGTTCTTCCGCGAGCTGACCGGCGGGTTGTACTTCGGGAAGTCGGGCAAAGAGACGACCGCCGAAGGGGAAACCGCCTGGAACACGATGATTTACAGCACGCACGAAATCGAGCGGATCGTGCGGATGGCGGGGCAGGCGGCCCGCGGTCGTCGGAAAAAAGTGACTTCGGTCGACAAGGCCAACGTGCTCGAAGTGTCTCGCTTGTGGCGGCGGGTCTTCGAACGGGTGATGAAGGACGAGTTTCCGGACGTGGAATTCGAAAACGTACTCGTCGATGCGATGGCGATGCACCTGATCGCCCGGCCGACGAAGTTTGACGTCGTGGTGACCGAAAACCTGTTCGGCGACATTTTGACCGATGAAGGTTCGATGCTGCCGGGGTCGATGGGGCTGCTGCCGTCGGCGTCGCTGGGTTCCAGCGGTCCCGGGTTGTACGAGCCGATTCACGGTTCGGCGCCCGACATCGCCGGGCAGGGCATCGCGAACCCGCTGGCGACGATTCTGGCGTCGGCGATGCTGTTGCGGCACTCGCTGAAGCTGGAGGCGGAGGCCAAAGCGGTCGAGGCGGCGGTGGACGCCGTGCTGTCAGCCGGGCATCGGACGAAGGATCTGGCGGCGGGCGGAGTCTCCGTGACGACGGCTCAGATGGGGGATCTGGTGCTGGCAGCGCTGAATTAG